One stretch of Nitrospirota bacterium DNA includes these proteins:
- a CDS encoding ROK family protein produces MYILFDIGATNMRLAASADGRALGEIRNLATPKEFEEGIEVFKGAALELAKGERIEAVVGGIAGPLNKDKTMAVGGPNIPGWWNKPLKDALEKALTTVAYIENDAAMGTLGEAIYGAGRGYPIVVYITVSTGVGGARVVNGKIDECAMGFEPGAQIIDAGNALCPGWSERGYLINYISGADIERQCGKKPYEITDEKFWDDRARFLAYGLNNITVIWSPDIIILGGSMMNEIGIPVERVRYYLKEALNIFPTPPVVEKAKLGDELSLYGALAYINQNLE; encoded by the coding sequence ATGTACATACTTTTTGATATAGGAGCGACAAACATGCGCCTTGCTGCCTCAGCAGACGGCAGGGCACTTGGGGAGATCAGAAATCTTGCTACCCCGAAAGAGTTTGAAGAAGGAATAGAGGTTTTTAAGGGTGCAGCCCTTGAGCTTGCCAAGGGTGAAAGGATTGAGGCTGTTGTGGGCGGGATAGCAGGACCTCTGAACAAGGACAAGACAATGGCCGTCGGCGGCCCCAATATTCCCGGCTGGTGGAATAAGCCACTCAAGGATGCTTTGGAGAAGGCATTAACAACGGTTGCATATATTGAAAATGACGCAGCAATGGGCACACTCGGAGAGGCAATTTACGGAGCAGGCAGGGGCTATCCCATAGTCGTATATATTACCGTAAGCACGGGCGTTGGCGGGGCAAGGGTAGTCAACGGTAAAATTGATGAATGCGCGATGGGCTTTGAACCCGGAGCGCAGATAATTGATGCAGGTAACGCCCTCTGTCCCGGGTGGAGTGAAAGGGGATACCTGATAAATTACATCTCAGGCGCAGACATAGAGAGACAGTGCGGGAAAAAGCCATATGAGATTACTGATGAAAAATTCTGGGATGACAGGGCAAGGTTTCTTGCATACGGCCTCAATAATATAACTGTTATCTGGTCTCCTGACATCATCATACTTGGGGGCTCCATGATGAACGAGATCGGCATCCCTGTCGAAAGGGTCCGTTATTATTTAAAAGAAGCGTTAAACATATTCCCCACCCCTCCAG